Proteins co-encoded in one Psychromonas sp. L1A2 genomic window:
- a CDS encoding CoA pyrophosphatase → MNKQHFLNRFILQQGNSTAPSSHLAQLQLTQTKPLKKAAVLMLLVQRDNGLHMILTQRALHLRHHAGQVSFPGGRYELSDDSLAETALRETQEEIGIQQKSIQLVGSLSPLTTTTGYHVTPFIGFVENNEQVIIDPHEVKECFEVPFTFLLNRNNFTKQHLVANKKRHFTYCCAYQNHLIWGATAQMIINLQRHLRR, encoded by the coding sequence ATGAACAAACAACACTTTCTTAACCGTTTTATTTTACAACAAGGAAATTCAACAGCCCCTTCTTCTCATCTTGCACAATTACAATTAACACAAACAAAGCCATTAAAAAAAGCAGCCGTATTAATGCTACTGGTACAGCGCGACAATGGCTTGCATATGATACTAACCCAACGGGCATTACATTTAAGGCATCATGCAGGACAAGTTAGTTTTCCTGGTGGACGATATGAATTAAGTGATGATTCTTTGGCAGAAACCGCATTACGAGAAACTCAAGAAGAGATAGGCATCCAACAAAAAAGTATACAATTAGTGGGTAGTTTATCGCCTTTAACCACCACCACTGGATATCACGTGACACCGTTTATCGGTTTTGTAGAAAATAATGAGCAAGTGATTATTGACCCTCATGAAGTGAAAGAGTGTTTTGAAGTGCCTTTTACATTCCTGTTAAACAGAAACAATTTTACTAAGCAGCATTTAGTCGCTAATAAGAAGCGTCATTTCACTTATTGTTGCGCTTATCAAAATCATTTAATTTGGGGTGCAACTGCCCAAATGATTATTAATTTGCAACGACACTTACGCCGCTAA
- the cmoB gene encoding tRNA 5-methoxyuridine(34)/uridine 5-oxyacetic acid(34) synthase CmoB gives MIDFNNFYSIIANNRLNHWLRTLPAQLHEWENIHVHGTLASWIRVLNKFPTIKTEHIELKDEVRIGNDSALSAGETKKLENLLQKFHPWRKGPFHIHGVHIDTEWRSDWKWDRVLPHISPLKYRYVLDVGCGSGYHMWRMRGEGAEFVVGIDPSELFLCQFEAVRHFANKDQNVHLLPLGIQELPKLEAFDTVFSMGVLYHRKSPMDHITQLQDQLVEGGELVLETLVIAGDENDVLVPFDRYAKMRNIWFLPSAKALKLWVEKCGFEDVRIVDINDTLTGEQRSTAWMTNESLEDYLDPNDATKTVEGHPAPKRALLIAKKAIKPLN, from the coding sequence ATGATCGATTTTAATAATTTTTACAGCATCATCGCTAACAACCGCTTAAACCATTGGTTACGTACTTTACCTGCACAATTACATGAATGGGAAAATATCCATGTCCATGGCACTTTAGCAAGTTGGATACGTGTATTAAATAAGTTTCCCACCATCAAAACTGAGCATATTGAACTCAAAGATGAAGTGCGTATTGGTAATGACTCTGCACTGTCAGCAGGTGAAACTAAGAAATTAGAGAATCTATTACAAAAGTTTCACCCATGGCGTAAAGGCCCTTTCCATATTCATGGTGTGCATATTGATACTGAATGGCGCAGTGACTGGAAATGGGATCGTGTTTTACCGCATATCAGCCCGCTTAAATATCGTTACGTGCTAGATGTTGGTTGTGGTAGTGGTTATCACATGTGGCGTATGCGTGGTGAAGGTGCTGAATTTGTAGTCGGTATCGACCCGAGCGAGTTGTTTTTATGCCAATTTGAAGCGGTACGTCACTTTGCGAATAAAGACCAAAATGTACATTTATTACCATTAGGTATTCAAGAGTTGCCTAAATTGGAAGCCTTTGATACGGTATTTTCCATGGGTGTTTTATACCATCGTAAATCACCAATGGATCATATTACACAACTACAAGACCAGTTAGTTGAAGGTGGCGAATTAGTGCTTGAAACCTTGGTCATTGCAGGCGATGAAAATGATGTGTTAGTGCCTTTTGATCGTTACGCTAAGATGCGTAATATTTGGTTTTTACCAAGTGCAAAAGCGTTAAAATTATGGGTAGAAAAATGTGGTTTTGAAGACGTACGCATTGTGGACATTAACGATACGCTAACTGGCGAACAACGCAGCACCGCTTGGATGACTAATGAATCTTTAGAAGATTACCTAGACCCGAACGATGCGACTAAAACTGTTGAAGGCCACCCTGCGCCAAAACGTGCTTTATTGATTGCTAAAAAAGCAATTAAACCACTGAATTAA
- the cmoA gene encoding carboxy-S-adenosyl-L-methionine synthase CmoA: MSQTDNIFSQPLDKVDSFSFDQQVVQVFPDMIKRSVPGYENIINSIGVITQRCAIDNSNLYDLGCSLGAATLSMRRGLDEKTGCSIISVDNSSAMVESCKQHIHAYKSDIPVTVIQDDICNIKIENASVVVLNFTLQFLTPEKRLSLLKNIYQGLLPGGVLVLSEKFIFNDSTSNQLLVDLHLDFKRSHGYSELEISQKRSSLDNVLISDTVEQHYARLQQAGFKHNDLWYQYFNFGSILSIK; this comes from the coding sequence ATGAGCCAAACCGACAATATTTTCAGTCAACCACTAGATAAAGTAGATAGCTTTAGTTTTGATCAACAAGTGGTACAGGTCTTTCCAGACATGATCAAACGATCTGTTCCAGGTTATGAAAACATTATTAATAGTATTGGAGTGATCACGCAACGTTGTGCGATTGATAATTCAAACCTATATGACTTGGGGTGTTCATTAGGTGCTGCCACTTTATCGATGCGCCGAGGTCTTGATGAAAAGACAGGTTGTAGCATTATTTCCGTTGATAATTCATCGGCGATGGTTGAATCTTGCAAGCAACATATCCATGCTTATAAGTCAGATATTCCGGTCACGGTAATACAAGATGATATTTGTAACATTAAGATTGAAAATGCGTCTGTTGTTGTGCTTAATTTTACTTTGCAGTTTTTAACCCCTGAAAAACGCCTTTCTTTATTAAAAAATATTTACCAAGGGTTATTACCTGGCGGTGTATTAGTACTTTCTGAAAAGTTTATTTTTAATGACTCAACAAGTAACCAATTGTTAGTTGACCTGCATTTAGACTTTAAACGCAGCCATGGTTATAGCGAGTTAGAGATAAGTCAAAAACGTTCGTCTCTCGACAATGTATTGATTTCCGATACCGTTGAGCAACATTATGCGCGTTTACAACAAGCTGGATTTAAACATAACGACCTTTGGTATCAGTATTTTAATTTTGGATCCATTCTTAGCATTAAATAA
- the aspS gene encoding aspartate--tRNA ligase, whose amino-acid sequence MRTMYCGEVTEANIGQEVELVGWINKQRDLGGVTFLDVRDREGIVQVFFDGDTPEATAVAATVRNEFCIKMKGLVRARPEGQVNKNMTTGGIEICGLELEVLNRAKPSPLDSNQTNSEEQRLRYRYLDLRRPEMAERMVFRSKVSSFVRRFLDDNGFLDVETPILTKATPEGARDYLVPSRTHKGQFFALPQSPQLFKQLLMMSGLDKYYQIVKCFRDEDLRADRQPEFTQIDIETSFMTGDQVMEKTEEMVVKLFKEMLNVDLGSFPKMTYADAMRRFGSDKPDLRIDFELVDVADLLKEVEFNVFSGPANDADSRVAVICVPGGAKLSRKNIDEYGKFVTIYGAKGLAWMKVNEVAKGLEGVQSPIAKFLNEEIVAELLKRTNAQDGDIIMFGADKANVVAEAIGALRLKVSEDLGLIKDEWKPLWVIEFPMFEPLEDGALTPIHHPFTAPLNMTPAELEASPVGALSDAYDMVLNGCELGGGSVRIHKQDMQAAIFRILNISDEEALDKFGFLLEALQYGAPPHAGLAFGLDRIVMLMTGSSSIREVIAFPKTASAACPLTNAPGFANPAALAELNIAVVKVDKEEKKESKEG is encoded by the coding sequence ATGCGCACTATGTATTGTGGTGAAGTGACCGAAGCAAATATTGGTCAAGAAGTTGAGTTAGTAGGTTGGATAAACAAACAGCGCGATTTAGGTGGTGTGACGTTTTTAGATGTACGTGACCGTGAAGGTATTGTTCAAGTATTTTTTGATGGTGATACACCAGAAGCAACAGCCGTTGCTGCAACAGTACGTAATGAGTTTTGTATTAAAATGAAAGGGCTTGTTCGTGCTCGTCCAGAAGGTCAAGTGAACAAAAACATGACAACAGGTGGCATTGAAATCTGTGGTCTTGAGCTTGAAGTTTTAAACCGTGCTAAACCATCTCCATTAGATAGTAACCAAACAAACTCAGAAGAGCAGCGTTTACGTTACCGTTACCTAGACTTACGTCGTCCAGAAATGGCTGAACGTATGGTATTTCGTTCTAAAGTCAGTAGCTTTGTACGTCGTTTCTTAGACGACAACGGTTTCTTAGATGTTGAAACACCTATCTTAACCAAAGCAACACCAGAAGGTGCACGTGACTACTTAGTACCAAGCCGTACGCATAAAGGTCAATTTTTTGCTTTACCACAATCTCCACAGTTATTTAAACAACTGTTAATGATGTCTGGTTTAGACAAATACTACCAAATTGTAAAATGTTTCCGTGATGAAGATTTACGTGCTGACCGTCAGCCTGAATTTACACAAATAGATATCGAAACATCATTCATGACTGGTGATCAGGTCATGGAAAAAACAGAAGAAATGGTCGTTAAACTTTTCAAAGAAATGTTAAATGTAGACTTAGGTTCATTCCCTAAAATGACTTACGCAGATGCAATGCGTCGTTTTGGTAGTGACAAACCTGATTTACGTATCGACTTTGAATTAGTTGACGTAGCTGACTTATTAAAAGAAGTTGAGTTCAACGTATTCTCTGGCCCTGCTAATGATGCTGATAGCCGTGTTGCGGTTATTTGTGTACCAGGCGGCGCAAAACTGTCTCGTAAAAACATCGATGAATACGGTAAATTCGTCACTATCTACGGTGCTAAAGGCTTAGCATGGATGAAAGTGAATGAAGTAGCTAAAGGCCTTGAAGGTGTTCAATCACCTATCGCTAAATTCTTAAATGAAGAGATTGTTGCTGAGTTACTTAAACGTACCAACGCACAAGATGGCGATATTATTATGTTTGGTGCAGACAAAGCAAATGTAGTTGCTGAAGCAATTGGTGCATTACGTCTGAAAGTCTCTGAAGATCTTGGCTTAATTAAAGACGAATGGAAACCACTTTGGGTGATTGAATTCCCAATGTTTGAACCATTAGAAGACGGCGCATTAACGCCAATTCATCACCCATTTACTGCACCATTAAACATGACACCAGCAGAACTAGAAGCGAGCCCAGTAGGCGCACTTTCTGATGCTTACGACATGGTATTAAACGGTTGTGAGTTAGGCGGTGGTTCAGTACGTATTCACAAACAAGATATGCAAGCAGCAATTTTCCGCATCTTGAATATCTCTGATGAAGAAGCTTTAGATAAATTTGGTTTCTTATTAGAAGCATTACAATATGGTGCTCCACCACATGCAGGTTTAGCATTTGGTTTAGACCGCATCGTAATGTTGATGACAGGTTCAAGTTCAATTCGTGAAGTGATTGCCTTCCCGAAAACAGCGTCAGCGGCATGTCCGTTAACTAACGCACCGGGTTTTGCTAATCCAGCTGCATTAGCTGAGCTTAATATTGCTGTTGTTAAAGTTGATAAAGAAGAAAAAAAAGAATCTAAAGAAGGTTAA
- a CDS encoding integron integrase — protein sequence MITGINFNQKKHPIECHNQDVESFLSFLANQRNVAPKTQSLALNALVYLYKEFLDNPLTLTLKFNRSHIQPKLPVVLNLAETALLLKNIPTPLSLPCNILYGSGLRLMEVLRLRIQDIDFDYSSLQIWNGKGGKHRRVTLAKELLGPLRDQISSVRLYYQQDIKNPYYNGVYLPFALAAKYPNASKELSWHYLFPSSKLSLEPGTNNLRRHHLHESNLQRTIKLTAKKLNFDKHVTCHTLRHSFATHLLQTGADIRTVQEQLGHSDIRTTQIYTHVLQAGANGVRSPFSDLQTINE from the coding sequence ATGATAACAGGTATAAATTTCAATCAAAAAAAACACCCTATTGAATGCCACAATCAGGATGTTGAGTCTTTCCTTTCATTTTTAGCTAACCAACGAAATGTGGCCCCTAAAACACAATCATTAGCATTAAATGCACTGGTGTATCTGTATAAAGAATTTTTAGATAACCCTTTAACATTAACACTTAAATTTAACCGCAGTCATATACAACCTAAACTTCCTGTTGTTTTAAACTTAGCAGAAACGGCATTATTATTAAAAAATATACCTACACCACTCTCACTTCCCTGTAACATTTTATATGGTAGCGGTTTACGACTTATGGAAGTGTTAAGGTTACGAATACAAGATATTGATTTTGATTATTCATCACTTCAAATTTGGAATGGTAAAGGAGGTAAACATCGTAGAGTTACGTTGGCAAAAGAACTATTAGGGCCTTTGAGGGACCAAATATCCAGTGTACGTTTGTATTATCAACAAGATATTAAAAATCCTTATTACAATGGTGTTTATTTACCTTTTGCACTCGCTGCTAAATATCCGAATGCATCAAAAGAATTGAGCTGGCATTATTTGTTTCCATCATCAAAACTAAGTTTAGAACCTGGCACAAATAACTTAAGGAGGCATCATTTACATGAAAGTAATTTACAGCGAACAATCAAGCTGACTGCAAAAAAATTAAACTTTGATAAACACGTCACTTGCCACACATTACGTCACTCATTTGCAACACACCTCTTACAAACAGGTGCAGACATAAGAACAGTTCAAGAGCAATTAGGGCACTCAGATATTAGGACAACACAGATTTATACCCATGTATTACAAGCTGGTGCAAATGGTGTACGTAGCCCTTTCTCTGATTTACAAACGATAAATGAGTAA
- a CDS encoding phage integrase N-terminal SAM-like domain-containing protein, producing MKSPFLMAVTENMRMKNYAEKTIKAYIYWITSYTYPLPIKMHLSVASSNIKTRRNRMLMTSPYRVFQRCIDF from the coding sequence ATGAAATCACCATTTTTAATGGCTGTTACTGAAAATATGCGTATGAAAAATTATGCAGAAAAAACAATTAAAGCATATATTTATTGGATTACATCTTATACATACCCGTTACCAATCAAGATGCATTTATCAGTCGCTAGCTCGAACATCAAGACAAGGCGCAACAGGATGTTAATGACTAGTCCTTATAGAGTGTTCCAACGCTGCATTGATTTTTGA
- a CDS encoding SIR2 family NAD-dependent protein deacylase: MEKISKKKLLKTLSESSDFGNLGVFVGAGFSKAVLNNGAKDIALSWGELLQRASNKMSIKYDDIDIYGVGYPEVASKICELHSAKNDLEYSESLFRLKEEIAALTSWYPEKEQREKYSAFLNSLLPNWIITTNYDLVLESLFTGKCLPLSPNESMCAPKGIVPIYHLHGIRSTPESIVIAQEDYVSLFRPHEYRQIKLALTIKESTVLLLGYGLGDVNVLTALDWSKNVFSSSNENYPNEVIQVVRKDNPSRKAYKDRNGILIYEVSDLDDFFEGFSEENQKYLEKKENDEKELSLIINQLEEASEALVSKFIDDGKFRLGMLKVLAKFTSPVISGFISFLSEVFDELWKRAEPNGAFEAYNKNLIVQLDMLTILELEQIPPALLETIAYNLNRVGYYVGNSYGESRSANSTFNRRKAELTKEAVIELANIAEQHRYDNLKSLIERINV; encoded by the coding sequence GTGGAAAAAATATCAAAGAAAAAACTGCTTAAAACACTGTCTGAGTCTAGTGACTTTGGGAATTTAGGTGTGTTCGTAGGTGCAGGGTTCTCAAAAGCGGTACTAAATAACGGCGCTAAAGATATTGCTTTATCTTGGGGGGAGTTATTGCAGAGAGCATCCAACAAAATGTCGATAAAATATGATGATATTGACATATACGGTGTTGGCTATCCAGAAGTTGCATCAAAGATTTGTGAACTCCATTCAGCCAAAAATGACCTAGAATACTCTGAGTCTCTATTTAGACTAAAGGAAGAGATAGCAGCACTTACAAGCTGGTATCCAGAAAAAGAACAGCGAGAAAAATATTCGGCTTTTCTTAATTCTCTTTTACCAAATTGGATTATTACGACTAATTATGATTTAGTTCTTGAAAGCTTATTTACAGGTAAATGTTTACCTCTAAGTCCTAATGAATCTATGTGTGCCCCAAAAGGTATCGTCCCGATTTATCATTTGCATGGGATTCGTTCGACACCAGAGAGCATAGTAATTGCTCAAGAAGATTACGTTTCGCTTTTTCGTCCACATGAATATCGGCAAATAAAGTTAGCTTTAACTATAAAAGAATCTACGGTTTTACTTTTAGGTTATGGTCTTGGTGACGTAAATGTACTCACTGCTTTAGATTGGTCAAAAAATGTATTTTCATCAAGCAATGAAAATTATCCAAATGAAGTCATACAAGTAGTAAGAAAAGATAATCCATCACGTAAAGCGTATAAAGATCGGAATGGCATTCTTATTTATGAAGTAAGTGATCTTGATGACTTCTTTGAAGGTTTCTCCGAAGAAAACCAGAAATACCTGGAAAAAAAAGAAAATGATGAAAAAGAACTCTCTTTAATTATCAATCAATTGGAAGAGGCAAGTGAAGCTTTAGTTAGTAAATTCATTGATGATGGAAAATTTCGTTTGGGCATGTTGAAAGTGTTAGCAAAATTCACTTCGCCCGTTATATCTGGGTTTATATCGTTTCTAAGCGAAGTTTTTGACGAGTTATGGAAGCGTGCAGAGCCTAATGGTGCATTTGAGGCTTACAATAAAAATTTAATTGTGCAGTTAGATATGTTAACGATTTTAGAGCTTGAGCAAATTCCACCTGCGTTATTAGAAACGATAGCATATAACCTCAACCGAGTAGGGTATTATGTCGGCAACAGCTACGGAGAATCTCGTTCTGCCAACTCCACTTTCAATAGAAGGAAAGCGGAATTAACGAAAGAAGCAGTAATTGAATTAGCTAATATTGCAGAGCAACATCGTTATGATAATTTGAAATCTTTAATAGAGCGCATTAACGTGTAA
- a CDS encoding transposase, with protein MTQSRQSQVSLSDTPYYHCVSRCVRRAYLCGEDKYTEKSFEHRRQWVVERMHYLASLFNIDICAYAIMSNHYHLVLHIDEQHNENLTHEEVCERWCQLYSKPVLVERWQSEQTTSEAENKAALTIINGWRGRLADISWFMRCLNEFIARKANKEDECSGRFWEGRFKSQALLDEDALLTCMAYVDLNPIRAKMATSVETSEYTSAYERLLPCKKAGVAQQQEKPLEYAFTKKLLFGFVGDENEQSTQGIPFSLLDYIELVDWSGRIIREDKRGAISSQRPRLLSTLGLENDVWLSLASSFGKDYHGAVGSLEALAAYAGNTGKRWIASKNELRLH; from the coding sequence ATGACTCAATCTCGCCAATCACAAGTATCATTATCTGATACACCTTATTACCACTGTGTTTCGCGTTGTGTTCGCCGCGCTTATTTATGTGGTGAAGATAAGTACACCGAGAAATCCTTTGAACATCGCCGTCAGTGGGTTGTTGAGCGAATGCATTACCTCGCTTCTCTTTTTAATATTGATATCTGCGCTTACGCTATCATGTCCAACCATTATCATCTCGTATTGCACATAGATGAGCAACATAATGAAAACCTAACGCATGAAGAAGTTTGTGAGCGTTGGTGTCAGCTCTATTCAAAACCTGTATTAGTTGAGCGTTGGCAATCCGAGCAAACCACCTCAGAAGCAGAAAATAAAGCCGCATTAACTATTATTAATGGGTGGAGAGGGCGATTAGCTGATATTTCATGGTTTATGCGCTGTTTAAATGAATTCATTGCGCGCAAAGCGAATAAAGAAGATGAATGTTCAGGTCGTTTCTGGGAGGGAAGATTCAAGTCTCAAGCATTACTAGACGAAGATGCGTTATTAACCTGTATGGCCTATGTCGACCTAAATCCAATTCGCGCCAAAATGGCAACTAGCGTTGAAACATCAGAATATACATCAGCTTATGAGCGCCTATTACCTTGCAAAAAAGCTGGTGTTGCTCAGCAACAAGAAAAGCCACTAGAATACGCTTTTACTAAAAAACTTTTATTTGGTTTCGTAGGTGACGAAAATGAACAATCAACTCAAGGTATTCCATTTTCATTATTAGATTATATTGAGTTAGTGGATTGGAGTGGTCGTATTATTAGAGAAGATAAACGGGGGGCTATTTCAAGCCAACGACCTAGGTTATTATCAACATTAGGCTTAGAAAATGATGTTTGGTTATCACTGGCGAGTAGTTTTGGAAAAGATTATCACGGTGCAGTGGGCTCTTTAGAAGCATTAGCGGCTTATGCCGGTAATACAGGCAAGCGTTGGATAGCTAGTAAAAATGAATTACGGCTGCATTAA
- a CDS encoding type II toxin-antitoxin system RelE/ParE family toxin, translated as MIKSFKHKGLKKYFQTGSISGIQAKHQRKLRMQLAAIDTAQEIDDINLPGFKLHPLKGNRDGIWSITVNGNWRITFEFIDGNAFILDYEDYH; from the coding sequence ATGATTAAATCTTTTAAACACAAAGGCCTCAAGAAGTACTTCCAAACTGGAAGTATCTCAGGTATTCAGGCAAAGCATCAACGTAAATTACGTATGCAACTAGCCGCAATAGATACCGCTCAAGAAATTGATGATATCAATTTGCCTGGTTTCAAATTACATCCTTTAAAAGGGAATAGAGATGGGATTTGGTCTATTACTGTAAACGGTAACTGGCGCATTACTTTCGAGTTTATCGATGGTAATGCTTTTATTCTCGACTATGAGGACTACCACTAA